A single Curtobacterium sp. MCSS17_015 DNA region contains:
- a CDS encoding metalloregulator ArsR/SmtB family transcription factor, protein MTIELLPIQDVTACCSPVTTEAMDQASAEVLAKSLKAIADPARLRLISMVAAHDGAEACVCDLQEPLGLSQPTVSHHLKVLVDAGILHREKRGTWAYFSLVPGALDTLAGLITAPTK, encoded by the coding sequence ATGACGATCGAGCTGCTTCCCATCCAGGACGTCACCGCGTGCTGCTCGCCAGTCACCACCGAGGCCATGGACCAGGCATCCGCCGAGGTCCTCGCGAAGTCGCTCAAAGCGATCGCCGACCCGGCCCGGCTCCGGCTGATCTCGATGGTCGCTGCGCACGACGGTGCCGAGGCCTGCGTCTGCGACCTGCAGGAACCGCTCGGCCTGTCGCAGCCGACCGTGTCGCACCACTTGAAGGTCCTCGTCGACGCCGGGATCCTGCACCGCGAAAAGCGCGGCACCTGGGCGTACTTCTCGCTCGTCCCCGGCGCCCTCGACACCCTCGCCGGCCTCATCACCGCACCGACAAAGTAG